A single window of Carettochelys insculpta isolate YL-2023 chromosome 13, ASM3395843v1, whole genome shotgun sequence DNA harbors:
- the PIN4 gene encoding peptidyl-prolyl cis-trans isomerase NIMA-interacting 4 — protein sequence MPPKGKGSKGGKGGGGGGAEKPVPAPKGGGSAVKVRHILCEKQGRALEALEKLKAGARFSEVASQYSEDKARQGGDLGWMTRGSMVGPFQEAAFALAVSSVDKPVYTDPPIRTKFGYHIIMVEGRK from the exons ATGCCCCCCAAAGGGAAAGGGAGCAAGGGGGGGAAGG gcggcggcggcggcggcgcggagaagCCGGTCCCGGCGCCCAAGGGCGGGGGCAGCGCGGTGAAG GTGAGACACATCCTGTGCGAGAAGCAGGGCCGGGCCCTGGAGGCGCTGGAGAAGCTCAAGGCCGGGGCGCGCTTCAGCGAGGTCGCCTCGCAGTACAGCGAGGACAAAGCCAGACAGGGG GGGGACCTAGGCTGGATGACCAGAGGTTCCATGGTGGGGCCTTTCCAGGAAGCAGCGTTTGCCTTGGCAGTCAGCAGTGTGGACAAGCCAGTGTACACAGACCCTCCCATCAGAACGAAGTTTGGATACCACATAATCATGGTTGAAGGGAGAAAATAA